The following coding sequences are from one Triticum dicoccoides isolate Atlit2015 ecotype Zavitan chromosome 4A, WEW_v2.0, whole genome shotgun sequence window:
- the LOC119284228 gene encoding sucrose synthase 2-like, translating into MVLPCSALVHFYEPSPLATNEGCRQTKCARLTTAVGLKIRIEEKYTWKLYSERLMTLTGVYGFWKYVSNLERRETRRYLEMLYALKYRTMASTVPLAVEGDSASK; encoded by the exons ATGGTGCTCCCGTGCAGCGCCCTAGTACACTTTTATGAGCCTTCTCCTCTCGCCACCAATGAAGGATGCCGTCAAACAAAGTGTGCGCGGTTGACGACGGCGGTGGGACTAAAAATTCGTATTGAGGAGAA ATACACCTGGAAGCTTTACTCGGAGAGGCTGATGACCCTCACCGGCGTGTACGGGTTCTGGAAGTACGTCTCCAACCTTGAGAGGCGCGAGACCCGCCGGTACCTCGAGATGTTGTACGCCCTCAAGTACCGCACCATGGCCAGCACTGTTCCGTTAGCTGTTGAGGGAGACTCCGCGAGCAAGTGA